In Mustela lutreola isolate mMusLut2 chromosome 4, mMusLut2.pri, whole genome shotgun sequence, the genomic stretch GACCAGCTGCAGTGTGCCAACCCGCAGGTCAGACTTGTACCCAAAGTAAGTCTGTCCTTAACACCGCATTTCTACCGCCCACCCCGGGGCTGCTGCTTCTGACCTACTAGCAGGTGctcagggagcaggagggagcagcACTGAGGCCCACGGACACCCATGGACACCCACAGCTGGACCAGAGGCTCACTAGCCGGGACAACGACACCGCCAACAGACGCCACCCTACGGAGCTGTGCTTTCCTACGTGAAAATAATCAGACTTCAGCGCACAGGTGCTGCTCTCGATACGCAGACACCAGCGAGAACGGTCTGGCTTCACGCCGTATAATGAACACCACTTGTAGAATGAGTGCCAGTCACTGCGTGGAAACCCAAGCACACGTACTCGGCGGGATGTCACCATCAGGTGGTCATGGAATCAGCGTGAGTGTCGCACCGATTCCCACAGGGAGACTGGGAATATGTGCAGTCCCCAAAACCAGCCAAAGCAAATGCCACATGTAAAAACTTCGGTTTCCTTAAAACCCAAACCACCTTTCCAGGGAGATCCTGCTCACTTGTAAACAAGTTTCCAAGAAAATGGTCCATGGTGCAGAAAACagtcaaaaacaaataaataagatgacACAATAAATCAGCACCAAGTAACAAAATAGGAATGTCTGAAAgagcaaaataattaaaagaaaaaaagacccagTGGAGGCTGCCCTTCAAGGTGAGCTCAAGGAGGCAGGTGCTAATCTGGACAATGTCATAAAAGTGATGAGTTACAGAACCATCTCCGAGGGTCCTAGGAGGTACTGGGcccgcgtgcgtgtgtgtgcgtgtgtggtcATAATAGCCAATGCATCTCCTGAAAGTTCTTGTACAGAGATGCGGTGgacacttggcacacagcccctCAAGACATGTGTCACTGGGCCAGTGGAGGGAAAGCATCAGAGTGGAGGCGCCGGAACACAAAACCAGGAGCTCGTTCTCCGGCCCCACGGCTCTCAGCGAGATCAGTCTGGTCACACTAAAAAGCCAGAGAGGCTCCCGCCCCGCACATCACCGGTCCACAGTGGGAGGACTCCATCTCAGAAGAAGCCCCTCTGCTCTGGGGCAGCCGGGCTTGCAAACCCAAACATCAAACAGACCAGGAGGGGTGGTGCAGAAAGCAACGTTCTGGAGGCCCTCCACCAGACACATGGGTCGCCACAGCCCGGCACTGCGGCACTCTGGCCTCACAGCCTTATGGAGGGACACCCCGAGGGGACACACCGTCACGAGGGACAGGTGGACTGAGCGTACCATGCCAGGGAGCTATGACAGAGGGAAGACAAAGAAAGCAGGCCACAGAAACTGATGACCAGAACCTGGCCCGCCTCTCCAACGTCCACGGGCAGTGCAGAAGGGGCAGGCCGGAGCAAGACAAGACATCAGACTCTGCTCTGCAGATTGTCACAATCTTCTTGTGAAGAAATCAGTCATCTTGCTTTTTATGTCCCTAGAGTTATATTTAACATATGCTACACAACTGACTACTTTCAACCCTGCCCATGAATATCTACGTATTTCAGAGATTACCTTCCCCATAGCTTCATAGGTTTCGTTAATCTGATTAAAGCTATGGCTAGAATACTTACAATATTAAATAGAAGCTATagtgagaaaagaaatttttaaaaaagccaaaacatTTGATAAACTCTATAGAACATGAGTGAAACATCTCCAAacaagtggttttgtttttaagcagaaaaatcaatgcagttttcttttcttttttttttcttttttttttttaaagattttatttatttatttgacaggcagaaattacaagtaggctgagaggcagacagagagagagagaggaggaagcaggctccctgctgagcagagagcccaatgcggggctcgatcccaggaccctgggatcatgacctgagccgaaggcagaggctttaacccactgagccacccaggcgcccctcaatgcaGTTTTCTTAACTGTCAGCATCGCCACTGAGCAGACTGAAAAGCATGAACACAGCCATTTAACTTCCCCCACTTCTCAGATGCACCTAACGACCTCCACAGATGCCCCAGCCCTTTCTTAAACTGTTTAGAAATGAGAGTAactttaaggaaaattaaaaacctgatacactttctctaaaatatctTTACACATGTTAAGGACTTCCTTCTGGGAAAGCAGACAAACAGTAACTTTAATGATCGCCTTCTAAGAAGCTCCTTTATGGACCAACTGGTTGACACTGGCCAGGAAACCCTACTGTGGTCTGTTACATCATTCACAAAACACTGTcgcaaaaataaaggaaatagctACAGACGTAATAACTAAGAGGCATCAGAGGCAGGACTGGAAGgtgggaatttctttttttttttaagatcttatttatttgacagagagatcacaagcagagagacaggcagagagaaagggggagcaggctccccgctgagcagagagcccaatgcgggactcgatcccaggaccctgggatcatgacctgagccgaaggcagaggcttaacccgctgagccacccaggtgccccgaaaagtTGGAACTTCTTAAACACACCATTTGAAACTAAGATTTACGTACCCAGTACTATTTAGTATTTCCAGAATCTGTTTGCTGAATCCACACTTTGCTTcctaaatgcagaaaaagaaaaaaaaatgagtaaagatGTATTACATTTTCTATGCAGCCCACTGGCATGGTCCCATGGTACGTCGGTCACCAGGATGGCGTGGACACACCCCAGCGCATACACACTCTGACCATCGGGGAGGACACGTGTCCTGGAACCTGACAAGCTCTGTGGTCTAACCTTCCTGAGTGGAGCCCTGACGCTCTCCAGTTCGACTCCTTCTCCATTTCACTCTCAACAGACGAGCTCAACTCACCTAGCCTTTCTGCAATGATGACGATCCTATCTCCCCGTCCCGAACTAGACAGTCAGTCCCGTTTTGTAAAATGTATCTTTATAGAgtactgactttttttttgagattatggCTCTGCGACATGGCTCCTGTCGGGCCCCCAGTCCCTGCAATCGCATGGAGCTGCGAGGCCCCACATAAACTTCTCAACAAATGATTCTGCTTCCAAAGATATCAACACCAGCCAGACTTCCAGAAAACACTGGAGaattttgagaataaaaatatgctttaaaaaatcaccaagaaaatataaaacgGTAACTTTATCCTGAGAAATATTAACttcctctattttgttttaataaaatcagTGAACCACTCAAAGAATCTAGGTCCTACCCTAGTGACCCCAGGATGCGGAAACCTTTACCACCAGCTTCCCAGTCGCTACCTTCACTGTAACAGTTACACTACACTAGTTACGTTAACTAGTTGTTACGTTAACTCTCACCCTGGCTACCACAACCTCATTCTCAATGACCCCTGAGGCACCCATCCAGGTACACCGGGGCAGTGACACCCGGGGAGGTTAAGCGGGCCGCCGACACACCTGGGCACTGCCAGCGCCGCAGGGAACATAAATACGCGTTTCTCGGTTCCGTCAGCCTCGCCTCTCAGGGCTTTAGCCTCCCCAGATCCGAAAcagaccacactgtccccctctgcccacctccgcAACTGGTTGCGAATAAAGGAAGGTAGCAGAGCCCGGTGTCTGGAGATCTCCGTTCCAGTCCAGGTACAAACGATCATCAGTTTTGCTCAAGCTGTTGGGGGGAGTGATCTATCAAACTTGATATTCAAAATGACGCCCAGCCAACATGTATCTTCATCCAAAAAGCTACGGGAACCAACCCACTGTAAACAAGAACTGCCAAACTGCTTCACTCATTCACCAAATGGTGCTGACCACACACGATGCCATGGGGCTTATTTCTCCAGTGCTCACTTCTTCAAGGGTGATCTAGGGCTGTGCACCCCAAGAGCTACAAGGCTCCCTGTACTCCGGAAGTATTGGGACCAAAGAGCCCAGTACAGGAGCCCACGGCCTACACGGGTGCCGGGACAGCAGCTAACGGCACCAGGACAGAGTGAACAGTGTTGACCAAGTTTGGCAGCAGAAAGAAATGCGCCCCACTGAGATGCTGACGATGAAGTCAGGCAAAATGCAGATTACTTTATTTGATCTCCATAAGCACCAATTAAGGCCTGGTAACTTCCTGATGCCACTACAGCTTCATTAGCCACAGCTAGGAAAAAAGATTTAAGTGTCCCCTTGTTGCAAATGTTAACATcgaaagaaattacaaataaaaccaGTTTTGAGTTCCTTacctgtttgtttcctttcataaAGAGCATCACAGAAGCTTTATTTGTCAGTACTTTGAGCCTAAAGAGAAAAAATTGATATAAAATGGCTCAGCTCAATTATTAAACACCACTTTTGCTCCGCTTCAGGAGTAACATGCATATCTGAAGGAGAGCAGGATGATAGTTCACAGCTCTGAGTGGCATTAAACAAGCAAATGCACtgacattttcctttatttcattcaCTCCCTGAGCCACCATAAAACACAATATGGCTTTTAAGGCAATGAATGTTCCTTCAAGTTGCAATTCAAGCCCATCAACTCACagcactaaaaaaataataataaccaactCAATAAGGAATTGTTCAAGAAGGGGCCATACACGGAGCCCACCCACCACTTCCAAAACCAGGATCTTGTGTGCTCCCTGCTCCACTGCGAGGCCGCACACAGCTCCACGCTCCCCAGCGCCCACGAGGTCACAGCAGCAGGGGAAGTGCCAAGGGCTGCGACACCTGGCAGCACCAGCGGCTCAAGTCCAGCGCCCCCACCCTCAGTCTGTGTCCCCCTGCCTGCCGGCTCTCACACCCCGCACCCTCGCTTGCTGCCAGGAGCGCCCGCTGTCTGTGTCTAGCCTGAGGTCCAGTCCGCCAGCTCAGGACAGTCTGCGGCATGAGAAGGGGCTGCTGAAGACCCTCCGAGCCCCGTGGTGGTCAGGCCACCGGCTCCTCCTCCCACTGGTGCTCTGGGTCACTCGTAGCTCACCCCCTCAGAGAACAAAGTGACCACAAACGAAGCACACAACTCGCTAGCTCACAGCTAGGTCACGATCACTTCGGAGAGAGTACTCTGGACTGACTCTCcgaaaagaagtaagaaaaacgGCGCTGATCACCACCTGTCACCGACAGTAACACAACCATCTGGATCCAGGAAACCCAAACGTGTCCCTCCGTCCCACACGCAGAGACGTCACCAGACCGGAGAGCTCAGGCTCCGGCTCTCTGTGCTCTGGTGGTCCTTCAAGGGATCACTCTGAGTACACCGAAGACACATCCCTGTACAACCTCTCTGTGACTCTGGCTGGTTTAATTTCCCTGTACAACCTCTCTGTGACTCTGGCTGGTTTAATTTCGGTGTCTGAGCCACGGGACAGACACGGCACATCAGGAAGAGAGAGCAGGTGTGATGAAGACAGGGACACAACGACAGCAACAGTGTACCTGACAGAGAAGGACAGGCGGGAAGCAGACGCAAGCACACAGCAAGCACAGAGGATGTGGGAGGCTGCAGCGCCTCCACGAGCCGCCCAGGGGTATGAAAAAGAACGCGACTAGGTGCGCGCCTGGGCGACccagtcggttgagcctctgactcttgatttcgctcagctcatgatctcagggttgtgagatcgagccccgcatcaggctctgcattgagtgtggagcctgcttgagattctctctccctttgcccctccccccgaaGAACACAACTCGGGGCGCAGTCCACAAAGGGACTAGGAGCATCACTGTCCTATCCAAAAGGTGAGAAAGGGTACAAATCATTTGAGAAAATGTGGCACTTACAGGTCAGTTTGACATATATGGGATACTACTTATTAATCAAGGACAGATAAACGAGGTGCTACTATAAACAATTTTAGAAATTCTCAAAATGCTCAATAGCAAGAAAATTCCAAGAGGAAGTTCCACCTTACAGGCTCAGGCCCAAACTATGAATGGCTGATACACTGATGTATCttgaaataaaattcttctttaaatctcTACATTAATTCAAATTTATCACAATGAAGATCCCTTTAACCCTCCCTACAGGCCAAAGTCCGAAATTTCCATAAGACACACTCTTTAAAAGCTGATTGAGATCCTTCATAAAACAAAGACCGATTTTACAGCTCCAAAATGTCCTTGAATTCTCGGTTCTCGTGGTTAGAAAGGCGGTGTGAGACTCAAGTGTTGACGCGCGCCACACGCAAAGCTGCGCTCCTCACATCGGCACCCTTCGCGCTCAGCGCTCTGACGATGCCACCAGCAGGGACTGCTACCTGAGGCCCAGGACTGCTGGATCCCAGCtccaaaacacagagaaaaacgGAGTTGTTCCACTGAAACAGTGATATttccataaaaacaaagaatacccTCCACCTAATCATTAATTTCGTGTAAAAATTTCTCCAGTGCAAATGAGACCGTCCCAAGTTTGCATGACCAATCTGACTGCAAACAACACAATTATGCTTGGCACACAAAAACAAATCCCTGATCTATATGGAAAGAGCAATGCAAAAACCAAGAattaagcaatatttttaaagtactaaacAGTAGACtatttgaaagttttaaaatacttacCTTTCCTCTAATTTCGGGGCTTTAGGGCAAATTGTATCTAGTTCGTCAGATGCTTCCAGCTCCTGAAATAAACCCAGGtctaaatttaagaaaacattcaCCACAACAGAAATCTCTTTGTTTAACACAGATATCAATCAACTCATCAGAAATAATTCATATGCATCCCAGATTCATTTTTGTAAATGCagaaattaatttatattctagATTGATTACTGCACTTAGAAAAGTGATCTCTAAATGAAAATCCATCACAAAGTACAGACTTCTCAGCTCTAACCTTAATGACATCGAGTCCTCCTATGAGCTCTCCAGAAACATAGAGCTGGGGATAGGTAGGCCAGTTGGAATAGGTTTTGAGGCCCTGACGAACTTCTTCATCTGAGAAGATATCAAAACTGCTAAACTGAATATTATGTTTGTTAAGGATTTCCACCATCTGCTTGCTGAAACCtgcataggaaaaagaaaatcaagaacttAGCTTCTTTCTCATACCCGTGATTTCATACTGCTTCACAGCACACATGAGCTACTGACCAGAGTCTGCCTGTCTCACCCACGACTTCATCAGCACGCCTATGCGGCACGTAAGGAGAAAAATGAGTTCCAAAAACCCCTTATCTGACTTTGAACTGTATCACGTGCTCCAGTATGGCTTAGTGTAAAGCACACTTTTGAGTCTAAAAGTCTGTACATATTTATCAATGTTCCTCTTACTCTTAGGCACATTTTTTGTTGGAGGAGAAACAAGTCTAGCCAGAAGGCCCGGGCACCCGCTCCGTCCAGCAGGGAGACGAGCAGCTGGGGCCTGCACCAGCTCCCTCGCTCCCTGCACTTCCCCACCAATCAGAGGACGGAGCCGGATGCCCCAGACCAtccctcccagctctgctgtCTGTGAATCTCTAGGAATCACCACTGGATGGAGGAAAGGCCCCACAGCAGCCATCATTAGCCACTCATTGTGCACACAGAATGGAAACCCAACTGTTTGGTTTCTAGTGCCTTGTACTAGGTCTGGGTGCCCGGTCCAGCTCTTCTCTGTCTTTTGCCATCTCtaatagaatatattaaaagtCAAGGAGGAATGTGCTCTTTCAGTTGAAACTGGTGCATTGAATTTCAAACCTGTCTTCTCTGTTGTTATATAGGCACTGTCAACAGACTGACACTGTTCTTTCTCATCTGGTACCGTAACCTGAcagtctcttttttaaaactatttacatTCCCTAAAGTatgtaatgtgatttttttttactgcacTGTAGTGACAATCTTATGTTCCATgattttattatacttttgtGACACATTTTTGTCCTGTACTTTTTTGACATCATTTTCTGATTATGACATTAGCACTGGAGAGCGAGAGTGTGAATATCAGTCTTTGTAAATCTATTAGTCTTATCTGAAAagggtatttttctttccataagcTAATTcttcccaattgtttttcaataCTTTGTATCACGCCTCTCACTTTCCATCCTTCTTTTCAAACACAGTCATAATTCACGAGAAAATCACCTGTTCTTCAGGGGCAAAATTTCTGCAGGATTTCATCAGccttttgaaataaaatcaaatcataaAATTCGGTGTAAGATTAATTGCAAAAATGGGCATCACCTGCTGTCATGCAAAAACACTTCTACTCTTAAAACCTGGATGTTTTACTGAGCTCCAGACATTTTTCAGATCTACAGTTTATTGAGATGAAGCACTGGTATTTATTTGTACAGCATATAAGTTGCTGTTCCTCCAACTCAAGTGTTAAGTTCATGTACAGCCTGAAGTAAAACACtgattctgagatttttttcattcatctggGAGTTCATTAGTAAACAGCTAACGGCTGATTGCTGATGGTTATTCTGTTGCcaatatattaactcatttctaCTGTAACTGGCTGCGGAAAAGCTTCATTTTAGCTTTAGGCAATTACATGCAGACTAGAAAGATTGATGgataatgtttcatttttaagggTTAAAGTAGCAGACTGGAAATGTTATGCTTAAGGATAAAATAGTGAGAAGTCTTCCTACCAATAACACAATatttacacacttttttttttttttaagaaaaatgcacGCATGCcatagaaatatttgcaaaagggaGAACCACGTTTAGCTGCCGCACAACCAGTGCTTCAGTCCACGGTTGTCTGTACTCACAACAGGAGGCATGAACAGTGCACTGACCTCGGCCAGGCCAGCACTATGCAGTCCCAGTAAAACCCTAAAACCCACTTCTGAACCTACACTGCTGTGTctgattgaaaaagaaaaccccacTAAGGGGGACTTCTCCTGCAGAAGAAATGTCTGTCCCGTGGTTCCAATGTCCTTTGCTTCGCTCAAAGTCTTGTTGACGGAAACGAACACAAGAACTCCCAAATAGCGTCATTAACCGGTGCGCTCGAAGACTTGACATTCTGTTCAAAAACACGGACATCTCGGTGCTTCTGGAAAATCTGCCTAAAACATGAGCGCCCTCTCTCTCCTGTCCTCCTGAGGAACACAGAATAAGGATGATCTAATTCTTCAAGAACAGACACCCTATCAACGCACCAGGCTCATAACACACGAACACACTTTTCTGCCGGTAGAGCCCAAAAGGAAAAGCGATGGAGACAGGGTCGAGCTGAGAGCCAGCGGGCTCCACAGCAGACCCTGAAATGGCTTTCAGGGCTTCCTTGAGAAAAAATTTAATGTTACTCACTAATGGTTTTTGATTAATTGAAAGCAAGGTGAGGGCCAGCTCATCAAAACTCACCACAGCCCTACTCCACAACGGGACCCAAGGGAGCCCTGGGTGCTACCGACGGCAGGGCCTTCCTCGGGAATCTTGTACGAAACATGGAAATACCAGCCAGGTGCGTCTATGAGCACGAACGGCTGCTGATTCTATAAAGGAGACTCTGGCTACCCTCCGTCTCCGATGTGCCAACACAAGAGCAAACCCCTTCTCCCCTAAGCAGCTCAGAAAGGAAGACGGTGAAAGTCAGGTGCGCCCCACGTGAGAAcacagacggagaggcagacagctGAGTCGCgggcacagagagggggaaacggGGCCAGAGACGCGTCAGTGAGGGAAGTGGCAGGGCAGTCACAGCAAAAACCCCTTCCAGCTGATCCTTaagtagatatttttttaaagaatacctacattttaaaaagatctgttgACCCTATGTCACATATTTACTACCTCTGACAGAAGGTACAGAATGATGCTGTTACAGAAATCAGGACATTAGGAAACAGAATCCTGTTAAAATGTAAttctaaaaatgattaagaatagGAGTGCCAGGGGGGCTTAGTCAAGTTAGTATCCAACTCGTGATTTGGGCTCTGGTTATGACCTTGGGGTCGTGGCATCCAGTCTGCTGTCGGGCTCTGAGCCCCTCCCTCCGCCaatcaatcaatctctctctctctctctctccaaaatagagaaaatgtttttaagaaattacaaagaataaaacaagtaCTTGTTTGGAATGGAACTGTAACTGGTAAATCATATATAtctaaaaaattctttcaaattccCTAATTACATCTTTTATTATCTAAATGTCTATAATATACTGTGTTTTTCAGAGTGTTCTGACATGTTACAAAGCTTCCTTTTTATTCTACCTTATTTATAGTCTTCTAAATGTCAGGCAGTTAATATACAAATGGCTAGAAAAATATTATACATTAAGTCTAATAAAAAGGTAAGCAGGAAAATGACTATCTCTAAGCGTCATTCTAACTTACTTGAATAATCATACAATACCTGATCTGAAAAGGATCTCCAAGACCGGCTCCAACCCCAACACCAGCAAAGGAAGGACTGAGGGCACAGGGAGGGTTACTGACCGGTACCCACATCACCAGGGCAGGAGCATAAGGTGGTGTTGGGATGCAGCTCACCTGCACGGACACGGGCCACCTCGCTTCCCACCGCAGCGCCTCCCCGCTGCTTAGCAACTCTTCCCAAGCTGCACTTTAACCACCTGCCTGTCCTCTCAGGCTCTCCCTCAGAAAGGCGAGAGAGAAGGCTCCTGTGCCAATCCCAAGAAGAGAGGACTCGATGGGTTTTACTGCAGGCTTACGGGGAAGAACCTGTCCCACGGGCTCATCAGCATCTGACAGCAGTCACCGCGGTTCAGGACGCAAGGAAGGCACTGAATAAAACCCATCACACTCGTGTTGTCAGTCCCTGTTCTCAGGTCACCACAGAAAGTATCAGAAATGTTCTTCCTGCCTGAGAGAAAGTAAACCAGTTGCAACCACTATTAAACACAAACCAGCACAACAAAGGCCGGCTGTTGCTATCTGGGCTTAATTCTAGTAGAAatgaagtctttctttttctttttctttttttttttttttaagattttatttatttatttgacagagagagatcacaagtaggcagagaggcaggcagagagagaggaagggaagcaggctccccgctgagcagagagcccgatgtggggctcgatcccaggaccctgggatcatgacctgagctggaggcagaggcttaaccccctgagccacccaggtgcccctagaaacgAGGTTTTTCAACATATAAATAGCAGGCATTACCTGATATGTAAATAGTAGCAAGGACACTTTTCAAgtagaactgaaagaaaaaggaaccacTTCTTTACCTTTTTAAGACAGGCCTCAagatgaaactttatttttaaaactagacTTTCATAATCTAATATGTAATTTGCTAACCATATAGGGAAGAACTTACAATTAAATTTACACTGGAAGCTGGGTTGTTTTTATAAAGTCACACTGGACACGCAGTAATTGGATCCGTAGCACATTCTATTTTACTGCTGCGTATCTTAATAAACTCCCTCCTGTACAGTTGAAACAAACACTCTCAGATTCTCAACAGCACCATCAAAGGGCATTAAATGCTCAATTATGAAGCATAATAACGCTGCACTAGgcatagtaaaaagaaaataacataaacCCAATACCAGAGGGGTCGAATAAACTCTAAAACTCACTTAAGGACAAAATTACAAGCATATATGTACAGAAAATAAGAGTGACTATAAGCCACAGAATTCAGAATCTTTCCATTATTAGCACCTATAAGCAACAGGTGAACGCTGCAGTTACATAGTTCGACTCTGGGACAAGAAGGAAGGTAAAAGCACAGGGGAGACAGGAACGCCACCAAacttctacatatttttaaactgcTGAATCTGGATGACACGAGTCGAGAGAGACTGCTAAGAAAGCTAGGGAACTGTTAATAGCAAAATGAACTGAGCAGACAAAAGGCCCATTCAGGTGACAGCAACGTGGTGGCTGGAACCTAATCCCAACTCCGCTCCAAGGTGACCTGATCAGCCTCCCCCTCTTCgggtatttatgtaaataaaacaaaaatcttcaatCTGATGATTTCTAAGATGCCTCTGGGTTCCAGCATTCTCTGTGTCTGCTGCACACGAACTCTCACCACCACACGACAGAACGCCAGTGGGAATTACAACTCTCCGGATTTTCTAAAGGCACCTCAGCACAGGTGTAAGAGCGACGGACAGAACAGAGACGGGCACCTGGCCGCGCCCCCACTCGTAAAGCACCCGTTCAGTGTGTGTCCTTGGAAAAGCAGCTTCTTACCACAGCGCGGCTCCTGTGGAGTTCCTTTCATAAACAACATGCAAGGGGCGGCGTGAGTTAACTTCTTCAGGCGAAGGCTGAGATCTTCTCTAGGGTGCTCGTTACCACTGGGTGGGAAGGAGCCGCTAGATGCATGTCGCTGAACTTTTTTGGTCAACTCAGGGGCATGCGCACCATCTAATCGGTCAATTTTCTGAGAATTCTGAAGTTAAAAAAGTCGTTTAGAATATGTGTGGCAATCTTTCATCATCCCTTTTACGATCCAAAATTTTAACAAGTATGAACTCACAGCTCTAGCCAATTTGTAAAGGCGTCAAAGCTATTATTAGATATGTCTTTTAAAACCTGATTACCAACTGTCAGATGCATctcaattttagaaatacataattgtcttctgttttctctttttgtaaacATACTAGGAGAACATCACTACGCCTCAAACTCAAACCGGATCAGAGTGTGACCTAAAACAGAAGAGTTCCCCTCCCTCACTGGGACAAGTCTATCACTGGGTATAAATGCggtact encodes the following:
- the GLRX3 gene encoding glutaredoxin-3, which codes for MAAGAAEAAAAVVEVGSAQHFEELLRLRAQSLLVVHFWAPWAPQCAQMNDVMAELAKEQPRVSFVKLEAEAVPEVSEKYEISSVPTFLFFKNSQKIDRLDGAHAPELTKKVQRHASSGSFPPSGNEHPREDLSLRLKKLTHAAPCMLFMKGTPQEPRCGFSKQMVEILNKHNIQFSSFDIFSDEEVRQGLKTYSNWPTYPQLYVSGELIGGLDVIKELEASDELDTICPKAPKLEERLKVLTNKASVMLFMKGNKQEAKCGFSKQILEILNSTGVEYETFDILEDEEVRQGLKTYSNWPTYPQLYVKGELVGGLDIVKELRDNGELLPVLKGEN